One bacterium genomic window, CTCCATCCCGTATCGTCAAGAGCAGGGGTATCACTAATATGGCCGTGGTTGCGAGCGCCACATACCATAGCCGGCGGCGGATGCTGCGGCGAACGGGAGAAACAGATACCATTCACACCTCCGATGATCTCAACTTTCGATCAGTTCGAGATTCACTTCTTCTTCCCCGACATGTTCAGCGAGACGGCGGCACGGATGAGATTCCTGAACGCAGACTCATCCATCTTTTCTCCTTCATGGATATCTATTGCGCGGCGGGCGTTGCCTTCGAGGCTCGCGTTGAAAAGAGCCGCTGGATCACCCAGCGAAGCACCTTTGGGAAAAGTGAGCTTCACGGCTTTCTTGTACGACTCACCGGTACAGATGATCCCGTTGTGAGACCAGACCGGAACTTCCCATTTCCATTCTTCGGTGATTTCCGGATCGGCTTGTTTGATGAGTTCGCGGACATGGCGAAGCACGTCCCCGCGCCAATCCGCCAGTTCCGCGATTCTCGCGCTGATCAACTCGGAGGCTGATTTTCCGTCAGCGGTGTCAGTTTCTGTGCTTGTACGGTGCCGCTTATTCACGGTGCGCTCCTTGTCTCTTATTGACAAGTTCTATGGTCTATAGGCCGTCAGACTTGTAGATGATGGCGACGCACTCCCATCAAACAAGACGGCGGTAGGTTTTGCCATCCGGAGTTCGCTCGAAGAACCCGAATTCAATCAGATCCCGGCGCAGCGTGGCAACGTCTTCAAACCGCGATTTCAGTTTCTGATTTACCTCAAGTGCGCTATAGGTCTTGTTGTTTTCGAACATTCCCGCAAGGTGCGCCAGGACAACGAGCTTCTTCTTGTCTTGTGACGGGTAGGCGTTCAGCGGGCCGTCGGAGGCTCCTTTGAAGAACGCTTTCAGGATGCTTTCTTTCTCAGCGTCGGGGATAGCATCAAGTTTTTGCTGGAGCACGGTGACTCCTTTCTGAGTGAGTGTGGGATGGTCAGATTAAGGAACGGACAACGAATGGCACATGTTGGGCACATTAACCCCTATTATAAAACGCACAAGCCCAAAAATCAAGGACTTGTGCGTTTTTGCGGAGAGACCGGGACTCTATGATGGATGAATTTGAAGTGGGCACTTCTGCCAGGCACAGCTCCATAACACGTTGTTTTTTAGTGTGATTTTGGCAGATACTGTTTTGGCTTCGGTTGGGGTCTTTTAGGGATTTTGGCCATATTGTAGGCACAATTTAGGCACTCACACGGGTACTGCACTGCCAGTGGCGGCAGCATTTCACAAACTCCGCCTTCCGCGCCTTCCCTTCTTCTCGCTGGACTGAAGGTAGGCGTCGAGATCAACCTTACGGAACTTCTTATTCCGCGTTCGCGGAATATCGCCTAACCTAGCCTTATCGTAAAGCGTCCATTTCGACATACCCAAGTACTTGGCTGCCTGTTCAGTATTCATCAAGTCAGGTGGCGTCTCGACGGATTTCATCGTCACTTCAGTGTCGGCCAAGGCGCGCTGAACCATATACGCATGCAGCGGGATGTCATCCTGGTTGCTGTGAAGCTTCTTCTGGATTCCATCGTCCTTGACCATATCGCCGCTGACCACGAATACTCCGTCCCGTCCTACCATGAACCAGTAAACGAGGCAATCGTTCGGAGCGGTGATCGTCATCTGATGGACTCTGTCAAGCACCAAATTCTGCAGCTTGTACTTGGGCCGCAGTACAAGAGATATGAGATCACCGGGCTTCGCGACTTCCTGAATGTACAGTTTGCCCTTCTCATTGATCGGAGGCGTGACTGTGACCTTCCGAAAATCGGCGGACATGGGGAAACCCGGAACATCGATGTACATCGCTTTCCGGCTAACAAGCGGAGCTTCGACTTCGACCGGCGGATCGAATTCGAACACGAGCTTGGTAGGCTTTTTGTCGGGTTCGTCAGAAAAGAGGATGTGACGCTTTACGATCATGTGATTCTTTCGCGCATGATATCAATGGGCACCTGCAGTGGTCTCACCCTTGATCGCCTCGATCCGTTCGTACGGTAACCGGAACAGTCACACGGACTGCTTGGGCGACGGGGATGTAAATATCGGCCGCTTCTTCAGGCGTGCGGATAGAAATGATCAGCGAATACCGACAACGACTTGCCCATTTTCCCAGGTGGCTTCTTTCGCGCCACCAACCGACAGTGGGATATACTGCAATCAGGTGTGATGTCGCGAGATCAGCAGCGCTGCCTTCCCAGATATCAGAATGAATTGATCCGACGTTCCTTGCTTTCCCTATCTTCCACCTATCCGCCGGTCCTTCCGTGTCAACATCCGTATCCTCGTCACGGGCCAGAGCGTTAATACGACGAACGAAATCCACTTCACTCTCTCTAGGGCCATTGATCTTAAAGCGGAGTCCATGGGAAGGGTATCGGTATCTGTCTTTCCAACCAACCTCGCCTGGCCCTGGTTGGATAAAATACGAAAGCGTGACGCGCATCTGGACGTTGGTTGGCCCCAGTGCCGCGAGGATATCTGTCGGCCATGGCAAGTGATACAAATGCATGTCACGGGTCACATATCGACTATCTGTGGGATGCCGATCAAACGGCTGCAACTCCGCTTCGGAAATCAGCGTCAGTGAATTCGATGCACAGTAAAGTGCTCGATCAAGATCAGGAACACCATAGCCGCATGCACGCAATACCTGGGAATAAACTGGTCGGGCAACATTTGTCGGAAGAAACTGGTGCAGCATTTCATCGGTCCAGTTAGCCGAATGTACAAGCAAGCCTCGGACAGTTTCCGGCCAGGAATTCGGATAAGCATTCTGAATCTGTGCTGCCATGTTCGCCGCGAGTGCGGTTGATGCGCTCGTTGCGTTAAAAGGCGCGAACTGTGCAATCGTCGGGTTGTGGTGCGTTGATAACAACTCCAGATCTTCATGTGTCGTCGCGTAGGTAGGCCCAACAGCAACATTCCCACCTTCAAAAACCACATCAGGCTTGATCGGCCACTTCGCAGTAGGCCATGTCGAAGATGTTCTGCTGAATGGCGAAAGCCCCCTTGCTGGTGCCACCGGAGCAAAACCGACCATGGTCGGATCCTGAATCTGAATCTTCTCAGTGTAGGCCCCCACGGTTAGCGCATTCCACGACTGGCCCGGATCCTCCACCCCACTCACGATGTTGCTATTGGTGTAGTTACGCCATTTGGCTTCTTCTATGATGTTCCCGCTGCTGATAATCATCAGGCGACGACTTTCGTCTT contains:
- a CDS encoding DUF2087 domain-containing protein, whose product is MLQQKLDAIPDAEKESILKAFFKGASDGPLNAYPSQDKKKLVVLAHLAGMFENNKTYSALEVNQKLKSRFEDVATLRRDLIEFGFFERTPDGKTYRRLV
- a CDS encoding S8 family peptidase, translating into MPGEQYKHIFLRNLHETQRYTSPTGGSSKRRVRQDRDRAAHGNFLRERLNQAWRDADERAQEAAIYTEREGAYIEFEGEPGFDLLFKSLEKLGRGDQIRLLNVREEVNEDNGRRTVATVYVPFSQRGYFLRKLDKYLEGNRRGQNLINSIANIRSAVLESFWIREERNQIPGQEPGWVEVWLRDEDGTASGELQRAIERVDIEVSANSLSFPERTVRLAKANRAGLEHMITCSDVVAEMHPAKEVCSFFLDMNNLDQTLFAEDLGQRTRYNGANEVAICILDTGINNGHLLIAPFLAADDMHTVDPGWGTHDHDGHGTLMAGTALYGDLTDLLQNNDVVTIGHLLESAKILPPPPRQNSRDLWGYISAQGVSRAEIRAPGRKRVICMAVTAPDHSSRGNPTSWSAEIDNITSGAEDESRRLMIISSGNIIEEAKWRNYTNSNIVSGVEDPGQSWNALTVGAYTEKIQIQDPTMVGFAPVAPARGLSPFSRTSSTWPTAKWPIKPDVVFEGGNVAVGPTYATTHEDLELLSTHHNPTIAQFAPFNATSASTALAANMAAQIQNAYPNSWPETVRGLLVHSANWTDEMLHQFLPTNVARPVYSQVLRACGYGVPDLDRALYCASNSLTLISEAELQPFDRHPTDSRYVTRDMHLYHLPWPTDILAALGPTNVQMRVTLSYFIQPGPGEVGWKDRYRYPSHGLRFKINGPRESEVDFVRRINALARDEDTDVDTEGPADRWKIGKARNVGSIHSDIWEGSAADLATSHLIAVYPTVGWWRERSHLGKWASRCRYSLIISIRTPEEAADIYIPVAQAVRVTVPVTVRTDRGDQG
- a CDS encoding helix-turn-helix domain-containing protein encodes the protein MIVKRHILFSDEPDKKPTKLVFEFDPPVEVEAPLVSRKAMYIDVPGFPMSADFRKVTVTPPINEKGKLYIQEVAKPGDLISLVLRPKYKLQNLVLDRVHQMTITAPNDCLVYWFMVGRDGVFVVSGDMVKDDGIQKKLHSNQDDIPLHAYMVQRALADTEVTMKSVETPPDLMNTEQAAKYLGMSKWTLYDKARLGDIPRTRNKKFRKVDLDAYLQSSEKKGRRGRRSL
- a CDS encoding DUF1801 domain-containing protein, with the translated sequence MNKRHRTSTETDTADGKSASELISARIAELADWRGDVLRHVRELIKQADPEITEEWKWEVPVWSHNGIICTGESYKKAVKLTFPKGASLGDPAALFNASLEGNARRAIDIHEGEKMDESAFRNLIRAAVSLNMSGKKK